A single region of the Ancylobacter novellus DSM 506 genome encodes:
- a CDS encoding polyhydroxyalkanoate depolymerase — protein sequence MIYAAYQAQADLFDPVRMAARFTRRALGTSLNGFGETAFMRNFTAALEMVERAGLSHARPSFGVDRVPVGNREVEVIEEVALELPFGSLLHFAKDVDQPQPRILVVAPLSGHFATLLQDTVRTLLPENDVYVTDWANARDVPLSAGRFGFDDYVEHVIRFMEAIGPGGHVLAVCQPCVQVLTAAAVMAQHDNPAQPLSMTLMAGPVDTRVSPTKVNELATSKPLDWFEKNLIATVPAGFAGAGRRVYPGFVQVGAFMAMNMERHVKAHVELFENLAMGEHEKAHATKSFYDEYFAVLDLAAEFYLETIAKVFQEHELPRGVLTYKGEKVDFRAIRRTALLTVEGERDDICAVGQTVAAQDICTSLRPHLRRHHMQAGVGHYGVFSGRRWKGQVYPLVRSHVLASDA from the coding sequence ATGATCTATGCCGCCTACCAGGCCCAGGCCGACCTGTTCGATCCCGTCCGCATGGCGGCGCGCTTCACCCGCCGTGCGCTCGGCACGAGCCTGAACGGCTTCGGCGAGACCGCCTTCATGCGCAACTTCACCGCGGCGCTGGAGATGGTCGAGCGCGCCGGCCTCAGCCATGCCCGCCCGTCCTTCGGCGTCGACCGCGTGCCGGTGGGCAATCGCGAGGTCGAGGTTATCGAGGAAGTGGCGCTGGAACTGCCCTTCGGCTCGCTGCTGCATTTCGCCAAGGACGTCGACCAGCCGCAGCCGCGCATCCTCGTCGTCGCCCCGCTCTCCGGCCATTTCGCCACGCTGCTGCAGGACACGGTGAGGACGCTGCTGCCGGAGAACGACGTCTACGTCACCGACTGGGCCAATGCCCGCGACGTGCCGCTCTCGGCCGGGCGCTTCGGCTTCGACGACTACGTCGAGCACGTCATCCGCTTCATGGAGGCGATCGGGCCGGGCGGGCATGTGCTCGCCGTCTGCCAGCCCTGCGTGCAGGTGCTCACCGCCGCGGCAGTGATGGCGCAGCACGACAACCCCGCCCAGCCGCTCTCCATGACGCTGATGGCCGGCCCCGTCGACACCCGCGTCAGCCCGACCAAGGTGAACGAGCTCGCCACGTCCAAGCCGCTGGACTGGTTCGAGAAGAACCTCATCGCCACCGTGCCCGCGGGCTTTGCCGGCGCGGGCCGCCGCGTCTATCCCGGCTTCGTGCAGGTCGGCGCCTTCATGGCGATGAACATGGAGCGCCATGTGAAGGCGCATGTGGAGCTGTTCGAGAACCTCGCCATGGGCGAGCATGAGAAGGCGCACGCCACCAAGAGCTTCTACGACGAATATTTCGCCGTGCTCGACCTCGCCGCCGAGTTCTATCTCGAGACCATCGCCAAGGTGTTCCAGGAGCACGAGCTGCCGCGCGGCGTGCTCACCTATAAGGGCGAGAAGGTGGATTTCCGCGCTATCCGCCGCACGGCGCTGCTGACCGTCGAGGGCGAGCGCGACGACATCTGCGCGGTCGGCCAGACGGTCGCGGCGCAGGACATCTGCACCTCGCTGCGCCCGCATCTGCGCCGCCATCACATGCAGGCCGGCGTCGGCCATTACGGCGTGTTCTCCGGCCGCCGCTGGAAGGGCCAGGTCTACCCGCTGGTGCGCAGCCACGTGCTGGCGAGCGACGCGTAG
- a CDS encoding glutathione S-transferase, which produces MPASPSKSRTAAKARPAGKPAAATSAPAGAKSAAKAKSETAKARPKAPVATLTISSKNYSSWSLRGFLLCRLAGLDIAEARVSADDPSIRAELLLQSSSFLVPRLDHDGLRIWDTLAIAEYLHELMPAAGLLPKDRAARAHCRSISGEMHSGFANLRSALPMNIKASHPGFKVWTGAQADIEHILAIWRDCLKKYGGPYLFGPAPTMADAMYAPVCSRFTTYDVKLDAPTRAYCKTMLALPAMQEWSAAALDEPEEMEELDVEF; this is translated from the coding sequence ATGCCCGCCTCGCCCTCCAAGTCCAGAACCGCGGCGAAGGCCCGGCCGGCAGGCAAGCCGGCAGCCGCCACATCCGCGCCGGCGGGCGCCAAATCTGCCGCCAAGGCCAAATCCGAGACGGCGAAAGCCCGGCCGAAGGCGCCTGTGGCGACCCTGACCATCAGTAGCAAGAACTATTCCTCATGGTCGCTGCGCGGCTTCCTGCTGTGCCGGCTGGCCGGGCTGGACATCGCCGAGGCGCGGGTCTCGGCCGACGATCCCTCGATCCGCGCCGAGCTGCTGCTGCAATCCTCGTCCTTCCTGGTGCCGCGGCTCGACCATGACGGCCTGCGCATCTGGGACACGCTCGCCATTGCCGAATACCTGCACGAATTGATGCCAGCCGCCGGGCTTCTGCCCAAGGACCGGGCAGCGCGGGCGCATTGCCGCTCGATCTCAGGCGAGATGCATTCCGGCTTCGCCAATCTGCGCTCGGCGCTGCCGATGAACATCAAGGCCAGCCATCCCGGCTTCAAGGTGTGGACCGGCGCGCAGGCGGATATCGAGCACATCCTCGCCATCTGGCGCGACTGCCTGAAGAAATATGGCGGGCCGTATCTGTTCGGGCCTGCGCCGACCATGGCGGACGCGATGTACGCGCCGGTCTGCTCGCGCTTCACCACCTATGACGTGAAGCTCGACGCCCCGACGCGGGCCTATTGCAAGACCATGCTCGCCTTGCCGGCGATGCAGGAATGGAGCGCCGCCGCGCTCGACGAGCCAGAGGAGATGGAGGAGTTGGACGTCGAGTTCTGA
- the polA gene encoding DNA polymerase I has translation MPEHDPLEAGDHVVLIDGSAYIFRAYHALPPLTRPSDKLPVGAVAGFCNMLWKLVRAQGFSPAPTHLAVVFDKSEQTFRKDIYPLYKAQRPDLPEDLIPQFPLIREATRAFDLACVEQDKYEADDLMATYAELAKAKGALVTIISSDKDLMQLVEGSRVRMYDPMKDRAIGVEEVFEKFGVGPEKVVDVQSLAGDSVDNVPGVPGIGIKTAAQLLAEYGDLDTLLARAEEIKQTKRRENLIEFADQARLSRELVTLKRDVPLEVPLDDIAVVEPEGKKLIAFLKAMEFNTLTRRVAETYEIEAAAIEPDSGLKAGGHESDELRAGLDPDTDRSAIPEGIEPPAPGESGLTPQALSAARIKEATATPVDRSKYETVTTLERLKEWVARAFDLGFVAVDTETTGLDPMQADIVGFSLATAPNEACYVPLSHKGGDEGLFSEGLLPDQIPIPDAVAAIKPLMEHPGVLKIGQNLKYDWLILKRLGIELGPYDDTMLVSYVLDAGASPHGMDPLSMRWLGHTPIKFEEVCGKGKGQICFDRAAIDKATDYAAEDADVTLRLWRVLKPRLAAEGKTTVYETLERPLVTVLAQMEERGITIDRQMLSRLSGEFAQGMGRLEAEISEMAGETFNPGSPKQLGDILFGKMQIPGGRKTPTGAWSTGADVLEELAEQGHELPRRILDWRQLQKLKSTYTDALPTYVNKETGRVHTSFALAATTTGRLSSSEPNLQNIPVRTEEGRKIRKAFIAAPGHKLVSADYSQIELRLLAEIADTPSLRQAFQDGLDIHAMTASEMFGVPVEGMPGEVRRRAKAINFGIIYGISAFGLANQLSIPREEAGAYIKRYFERFPGIRAYMDETRNFAREHGYVETLFGRRCHYPDISAKNPSIRAFNERAAINARLQGSAADIIRRAMARMDAALEKAGLSARMLLQVHDELIFEVPDDEIAATIPVVRETMELAPFPAVALKVPLKVDARAAENWDEAH, from the coding sequence ATGCCCGAGCACGACCCTCTGGAAGCCGGCGACCACGTCGTCCTGATCGACGGCTCCGCCTACATCTTCCGCGCCTATCACGCGCTGCCGCCGCTCACCCGTCCGTCGGACAAGCTGCCTGTCGGCGCGGTGGCGGGGTTCTGCAACATGCTGTGGAAGCTGGTGCGGGCTCAAGGATTCTCGCCGGCCCCGACCCATCTCGCCGTCGTGTTCGACAAGTCCGAGCAGACCTTCCGCAAGGACATCTACCCGCTCTACAAGGCGCAGCGCCCTGACCTGCCCGAGGACCTGATCCCGCAATTCCCGCTGATCCGCGAGGCCACCCGCGCGTTCGACCTCGCCTGCGTCGAGCAGGACAAGTACGAGGCCGACGATTTGATGGCGACCTATGCCGAACTCGCCAAGGCCAAGGGCGCGCTCGTCACCATCATCTCCTCCGACAAGGACCTGATGCAGCTCGTGGAAGGCTCCCGCGTGCGCATGTACGACCCGATGAAGGACCGCGCCATCGGCGTCGAGGAAGTGTTCGAGAAGTTCGGCGTCGGGCCGGAGAAGGTGGTCGACGTGCAGTCGCTCGCCGGGGATTCCGTCGACAACGTGCCGGGCGTGCCGGGCATCGGCATCAAGACCGCGGCGCAGCTCCTCGCCGAATATGGCGACCTCGACACGCTGCTGGCCCGCGCCGAGGAGATCAAGCAGACCAAGCGGCGCGAGAACCTGATCGAGTTCGCCGACCAGGCACGCCTCTCGCGCGAATTGGTGACGCTGAAGCGCGACGTGCCGCTGGAGGTGCCGCTCGACGACATCGCCGTTGTCGAGCCCGAAGGCAAGAAGCTCATCGCCTTCCTTAAGGCGATGGAGTTCAACACGCTCACCCGCCGCGTCGCCGAGACCTATGAGATCGAGGCCGCCGCCATCGAGCCCGATTCCGGGCTGAAGGCGGGCGGCCACGAAAGCGACGAGCTGCGCGCCGGCCTCGACCCGGACACCGACAGGTCGGCCATCCCCGAGGGCATCGAGCCCCCCGCGCCGGGCGAAAGCGGGCTCACCCCGCAGGCGCTCTCGGCCGCGCGCATCAAGGAGGCCACCGCCACCCCGGTCGACCGCTCGAAATACGAGACGGTGACCACGCTGGAGCGGCTGAAGGAATGGGTCGCCCGCGCCTTCGACCTCGGCTTTGTCGCGGTCGACACCGAGACCACCGGGCTCGACCCGATGCAGGCGGACATTGTCGGCTTCTCGCTGGCGACCGCGCCGAACGAGGCCTGCTACGTGCCGCTCAGCCACAAGGGCGGCGACGAGGGCCTGTTCAGCGAGGGGCTGCTGCCGGACCAGATCCCGATCCCCGACGCCGTCGCCGCCATCAAGCCGCTGATGGAGCATCCCGGCGTGCTCAAGATCGGCCAGAACCTCAAATATGACTGGCTGATCCTCAAGCGCCTCGGCATCGAGCTCGGGCCTTACGACGACACCATGCTCGTCTCCTATGTGCTCGACGCCGGCGCCTCGCCGCACGGCATGGACCCGCTCTCCATGCGCTGGCTCGGCCATACGCCGATCAAGTTCGAGGAGGTGTGCGGCAAGGGCAAGGGGCAGATCTGCTTCGACCGCGCCGCCATCGACAAGGCGACCGACTATGCGGCGGAGGACGCCGACGTCACGCTGCGGCTGTGGCGGGTGCTGAAACCCCGCCTCGCCGCCGAGGGCAAGACCACGGTCTACGAGACGCTGGAGCGCCCGCTGGTCACCGTGCTCGCGCAAATGGAAGAGCGCGGCATCACCATCGACCGGCAGATGCTCTCGCGCCTCTCCGGCGAGTTCGCTCAAGGCATGGGCCGGCTGGAGGCGGAGATCTCCGAGATGGCCGGGGAGACCTTCAACCCCGGCTCGCCCAAGCAGCTCGGCGACATATTGTTCGGCAAGATGCAGATCCCCGGCGGGCGCAAGACCCCGACCGGGGCGTGGTCGACCGGCGCCGACGTGCTGGAGGAGCTGGCCGAGCAAGGCCACGAGCTGCCGCGCCGCATCCTCGACTGGCGCCAGCTCCAGAAGCTCAAATCCACCTATACCGACGCGCTGCCCACTTACGTGAACAAGGAGACCGGGCGCGTCCACACCTCCTTCGCGCTCGCCGCCACCACCACGGGGCGGCTCTCCTCCTCCGAGCCGAACCTGCAAAACATCCCGGTGCGCACCGAGGAAGGCCGCAAGATCAGAAAAGCCTTCATCGCTGCGCCCGGCCACAAGCTGGTCTCGGCCGACTATTCGCAGATCGAGCTGCGTCTCTTGGCCGAGATCGCCGACACGCCGTCACTGCGGCAGGCCTTCCAGGACGGGCTCGATATCCATGCGATGACGGCGTCGGAGATGTTCGGCGTGCCGGTGGAAGGCATGCCGGGCGAGGTGCGCCGGCGGGCGAAGGCCATCAATTTCGGCATCATCTACGGCATCTCGGCGTTTGGTTTGGCTAACCAGCTCTCCATTCCCCGCGAGGAGGCCGGCGCCTACATCAAGCGCTATTTCGAGCGCTTCCCCGGCATCCGCGCCTATATGGACGAGACGCGCAACTTCGCCCGCGAGCACGGCTATGTGGAGACGCTGTTCGGCCGGCGCTGCCACTACCCGGACATATCAGCCAAGAACCCGTCCATCCGCGCCTTCAACGAGCGGGCGGCGATCAATGCAAGGCTACAAGGCTCGGCCGCCGACATCATCCGCCGCGCCATGGCGCGCATGGACGCGGCGCTGGAGAAGGCCGGCCTTTCCGCGCGCATGCTGCTGCAGGTGCATGACGAGCTGATCTTCGAGGTGCCCGACGATGAGATCGCCGCCACCATCCCCGTGGTGCGCGAGACCATGGAGCTGGCGCCGTTCCCCGCCGTGGCGCTGAAGGTGCCGCTGAAGGTCGACGCCCGCGCCGCGGAGAACTGGGACGAGGCGCACTGA
- the truA gene encoding tRNA pseudouridine(38-40) synthase TruA: protein MPRYKLTIEYDGTPFVGWQIQAEGTSVQGALAQAVTRLTGEQVAVHGAGRTDAGVHATGQVAHVELSRDWRPDTVRDALNAHLRPHPIAVLSAERAADDFHARFSATGRRYVYRIIARRPDLALERNRAWRVLRPLDVAGMAEGAARLVGRHDFTTFRAVGCQAASPLKTLDRLEVEEVALEGPGMEIRVHAAARSFLHHQVRSMVGTLVKVGEGAWTPDDVTAALEAKDRTRCGPMAPSAGLYLAEVTY from the coding sequence ATGCCCCGCTACAAGCTCACCATCGAATATGACGGCACGCCCTTCGTCGGCTGGCAGATCCAGGCCGAGGGGACGAGCGTGCAGGGCGCGCTGGCGCAAGCCGTGACGCGCCTCACGGGCGAGCAGGTCGCGGTGCATGGCGCCGGACGGACGGATGCCGGCGTGCACGCCACCGGGCAGGTGGCGCATGTCGAGCTCTCCCGCGACTGGCGCCCGGACACGGTGCGCGACGCGCTGAACGCGCACTTACGCCCGCACCCCATCGCTGTGCTGTCCGCCGAGCGTGCGGCGGACGATTTCCACGCGCGCTTCTCCGCCACCGGCCGACGCTATGTCTATCGCATCATAGCGCGGCGGCCCGACCTCGCTTTGGAGCGGAACCGCGCGTGGCGGGTTCTGCGCCCGCTCGATGTCGCGGGGATGGCGGAGGGCGCGGCCCGCCTCGTCGGCCGGCACGACTTCACCACCTTCCGCGCGGTGGGCTGCCAGGCGGCCTCGCCGCTGAAGACGCTGGACCGGCTGGAGGTCGAAGAGGTCGCGCTGGAAGGGCCGGGCATGGAGATCCGCGTCCACGCCGCCGCGCGGTCCTTCCTGCACCACCAGGTGCGCTCCATGGTCGGCACGCTGGTGAAGGTAGGCGAAGGCGCCTGGACGCCCGACGACGTCACCGCCGCTTTGGAGGCGAAGGACCGCACGCGCTGCGGCCCGATGGCGCCGTCGGCGGGGCTGTATCTGGCGGAAGTGACCTACTAG
- a CDS encoding dihydroorotase: MTETFDLLLKGGTVANQDGVGARDVGVRHGRIAGIGSFDPSQAGETVDCTGLHILPGVIDTQVHFREPGLEHKEDLESGSRAAVMGGVTGVFEMPNTSPTTTSGDALADKIKRATARMHCDFAFFVGGTHENVNDLPELEMLPGVPGVKVFIGSSTGSLLVADDPGVRAILKVIRRRAAFHCEHEPRLDERKHLRVPGDASSHPVWRDEIAALTATTRLVNLAREEGKRVHVLHVTSVEEMEFLRDAKDVATVEVTPHHLTMDDAWYHRLGTLVQMNPPVRGPHHRDGLWRGLSEGVVDVLGSDHAPHTLEEKAKPYPGSPSGMTGVQTLVPMMLDHVNAGRLTLERFVDLSSAGPARIFNIATKGRIAVGFDADFTIVDLKRRETIRNSWIASKPGWTPYDGVEVTGWPVGTLIRGRKVMWEGELTTPSQGAPIRFLESLRSPAPTRAPTLIERLG; this comes from the coding sequence ATGACCGAGACCTTCGACCTCCTGCTCAAGGGCGGCACGGTGGCCAACCAGGACGGCGTCGGGGCACGCGACGTCGGCGTCCGGCACGGGCGCATCGCCGGCATCGGCTCCTTCGATCCCTCCCAGGCCGGCGAGACCGTCGACTGCACGGGGCTGCACATCCTGCCCGGCGTCATCGACACGCAGGTGCATTTCCGCGAGCCGGGCCTGGAGCACAAGGAGGACCTCGAATCCGGGTCCCGCGCCGCGGTGATGGGCGGCGTCACCGGCGTGTTCGAGATGCCCAACACCAGCCCGACCACCACCTCGGGCGACGCGCTCGCCGACAAGATCAAGCGTGCCACCGCGCGCATGCATTGCGACTTCGCCTTCTTCGTCGGCGGCACGCATGAGAATGTGAACGACCTGCCGGAGCTGGAGATGCTGCCCGGCGTGCCCGGCGTGAAGGTGTTCATCGGCTCCTCCACCGGCTCGCTGCTGGTGGCCGACGATCCCGGCGTGCGCGCCATCCTCAAGGTGATCCGCCGCCGCGCCGCCTTTCATTGCGAGCACGAGCCGCGGCTCGACGAGCGCAAGCATCTGCGCGTGCCGGGCGACGCCTCCTCGCACCCGGTCTGGCGCGACGAGATCGCCGCGCTCACCGCCACCACGCGCCTCGTCAACCTCGCCCGCGAAGAGGGCAAGCGCGTGCATGTGCTGCACGTCACCTCGGTCGAGGAGATGGAGTTCCTGCGCGACGCCAAGGACGTGGCGACGGTCGAAGTGACGCCGCACCACCTCACCATGGACGATGCCTGGTACCACCGCCTCGGCACGCTGGTGCAGATGAACCCGCCGGTGCGCGGGCCGCATCACCGCGACGGGCTGTGGCGCGGGCTCAGTGAGGGCGTGGTCGACGTGCTCGGCTCCGACCATGCCCCGCACACGCTGGAAGAGAAGGCCAAGCCCTATCCCGGCAGCCCTTCCGGCATGACCGGCGTGCAGACGCTGGTGCCGATGATGCTCGACCATGTGAATGCCGGCCGGCTGACGCTGGAGCGTTTCGTCGACCTTTCCAGCGCCGGCCCCGCGCGCATCTTCAACATCGCCACCAAGGGCCGGATCGCGGTCGGCTTTGATGCCGACTTCACCATCGTCGACCTGAAGCGGCGCGAGACCATCCGCAATTCGTGGATCGCCTCCAAGCCCGGCTGGACTCCTTACGACGGCGTCGAGGTCACCGGCTGGCCGGTCGGGACGCTCATACGCGGCCGCAAGGTGATGTGGGAAGGCGAGCTCACGACGCCCTCGCAGGGCGCGCCGATCCGCTTCCTCGAATCCCTGCGCAGCCCCGCCCCGACCCGCGCGCCGACGCTGATCGAGCGGCTGGGCTAG
- a CDS encoding Crp/Fnr family transcriptional regulator, whose protein sequence is MRVSEENEGGQGGGDDVSSGGNNLLGALRPADFTLLRPHLRRIDRTAGAVLYEPGDDVRHVYFPCGQTLVSFMVLLEDGRVVEITTIGREGAVGGIVSQGRLPAFARAVVQNGGPLLRLDTAELDRAKATSPPLRNLFARYADCLLAQVFQSVACNAAHTIEQRTAKWLVAALDRTGDEDLRLTQEQLASMLAVGRSYISRVIRDMRVAGAIEPKRGRLRITDADRLRAMCCGCHMQTRRHFDEVLGGVYPNGNEVAGGGVVVTNGPAFRP, encoded by the coding sequence ATGCGCGTCAGCGAGGAGAACGAAGGCGGCCAGGGCGGAGGCGACGACGTCTCCTCCGGCGGCAACAACCTGCTGGGGGCGCTGCGTCCGGCCGATTTCACCCTGCTGCGCCCGCATCTGCGGCGCATCGACCGCACCGCCGGCGCGGTGCTCTACGAGCCGGGCGACGACGTGCGCCACGTCTATTTCCCCTGCGGGCAGACGCTGGTCTCCTTCATGGTGCTCTTGGAGGACGGACGGGTGGTCGAGATCACCACCATCGGCCGCGAGGGCGCGGTGGGCGGCATCGTCAGCCAGGGCAGGCTGCCGGCCTTCGCCCGCGCCGTGGTGCAGAACGGCGGCCCGCTGCTGCGGCTCGACACCGCCGAGCTCGACCGCGCCAAGGCGACCTCGCCGCCGCTGCGCAACCTGTTCGCGCGCTATGCCGATTGCCTGCTGGCGCAGGTGTTCCAGTCGGTCGCCTGCAACGCCGCCCACACCATCGAGCAGCGCACCGCCAAATGGCTAGTGGCGGCGCTCGACCGCACCGGCGACGAGGATCTGCGCCTCACCCAGGAGCAGCTCGCGAGCATGCTGGCGGTGGGGCGCTCCTATATCAGCCGGGTGATCCGCGACATGCGCGTGGCCGGCGCCATTGAGCCGAAGCGCGGGCGGCTGCGCATCACCGACGCCGACCGGCTGCGCGCCATGTGCTGCGGCTGCCACATGCAGACGCGCCGGCATTTCGACGAGGTGCTGGGCGGCGTCTATCCCAACGGCAACGAGGTCGCCGGCGGTGGCGTCGTCGTCACCAACGGGCCGGCGTTCCGGCCGTGA
- a CDS encoding MarC family protein, translating to MDFAFAAKVFAALFAIMNPIANLPIFLSLTSDMGEAEQRRTAVLVSATVAVGCIVSALAGSAILGFFGLDVDHFRLAGGLIVLLIALSMLHGTDSATHSGSGEEKATFATASNVAFYPLAIPILLGPGTISALIVYAHDATGPDRITALGAGMLAFLLLLAATLIAAPTLSRIISPTVMSVTKRLMGMILAAIAMEMLVASLRALFPGLA from the coding sequence ATGGACTTCGCCTTCGCGGCCAAGGTCTTCGCCGCCCTGTTCGCGATCATGAACCCGATCGCCAACCTGCCGATCTTCCTCTCGCTCACCTCCGACATGGGCGAGGCCGAGCAGCGCCGCACGGCGGTGCTGGTCAGCGCGACGGTGGCGGTCGGCTGCATCGTCTCGGCGCTCGCCGGCAGCGCGATCCTCGGCTTCTTCGGGCTGGACGTTGACCATTTCCGCCTCGCCGGCGGGCTGATCGTGCTCCTGATCGCGCTCTCCATGCTGCACGGCACGGACAGCGCCACCCATAGCGGCTCCGGCGAGGAGAAGGCGACCTTCGCCACCGCCAGCAACGTCGCCTTCTATCCGCTGGCCATCCCGATCCTGCTGGGTCCGGGCACCATTTCCGCCCTCATCGTCTACGCCCATGACGCGACCGGCCCCGACCGGATCACCGCGCTCGGCGCCGGCATGCTCGCCTTCCTGCTCCTGCTCGCCGCAACGCTGATCGCCGCGCCTACGCTTTCCCGCATCATTTCGCCGACGGTGATGAGCGTGACCAAGCGCCTGATGGGCATGATCCTCGCCGCCATCGCCATGGAGATGCTGGTGGCCAGCCTGCGCGCGCTGTTCCCGGGGCTGGCCTGA
- a CDS encoding TIGR01459 family HAD-type hydrolase, protein MTTATSSAITALPPLVPSFGTLAPRYDLVLCDVWGVLHNGAQGSMPAADALQRARAGGATVLLVSNAPRPAEGVARILDGFGIPRDAYDGIVTSGMVTNALLAERPGAKMWHLGPERDLGIYDGLDLSLTNLDAAELIVCTGLFDDTVETPEDYADTLKAAKVRELPFICANPDIVVERGGELIWCAGAIAEAYAELGGDVVFCGKPHRPIYETAFKVAAKLRGGAVDKSRAIAIGDALRTDLAGALGVGIDCLFVAAGIHAGELGLEHGAEVDPKALERLLADGPGRPVAVTTRLVW, encoded by the coding sequence ATGACGACCGCAACCTCCTCCGCCATCACCGCCCTGCCGCCCCTCGTGCCATCCTTCGGCACGCTCGCCCCGCGCTACGACCTCGTGCTCTGCGACGTCTGGGGCGTGCTGCACAATGGCGCGCAGGGCTCCATGCCCGCCGCCGACGCGCTGCAGCGGGCCCGCGCCGGCGGGGCGACGGTGCTGCTGGTCTCCAACGCGCCGCGGCCGGCGGAAGGGGTGGCGCGCATCCTCGACGGCTTCGGCATCCCGCGCGATGCCTATGACGGCATCGTCACCTCCGGCATGGTGACCAACGCGCTGCTGGCCGAGCGTCCCGGCGCGAAGATGTGGCATCTTGGCCCGGAGCGGGACCTCGGCATCTATGACGGGCTGGACCTGTCGCTGACCAACCTCGACGCGGCCGAGCTCATCGTCTGCACCGGCCTGTTCGACGACACGGTCGAGACGCCGGAGGACTATGCCGACACGCTGAAGGCGGCCAAGGTGCGCGAACTGCCCTTCATCTGCGCCAATCCCGACATCGTGGTGGAGCGCGGCGGCGAGCTGATCTGGTGCGCCGGGGCCATCGCCGAGGCCTATGCCGAGCTCGGCGGCGACGTGGTCTTCTGCGGCAAGCCGCACCGGCCGATCTACGAGACCGCGTTCAAGGTCGCCGCCAAGCTGCGCGGCGGCGCGGTCGACAAGTCCCGCGCCATCGCCATCGGCGACGCGCTGCGCACGGATCTCGCCGGCGCGCTCGGGGTGGGCATCGACTGCCTGTTCGTCGCCGCCGGCATCCATGCCGGCGAACTTGGCCTCGAGCACGGTGCCGAGGTCGACCCGAAGGCGCTCGAACGCCTGCTCGCCGACGGCCCGGGCCGGCCTGTGGCGGTGACGACGCGCCTCGTCTGGTGA
- a CDS encoding bifunctional riboflavin kinase/FAD synthetase: protein MTHAAASPHPFRVLRDPETLPPALANPVVAIGNFDGVHRGHRAVIGTAVDQARSLGRPALAVTFEPHPRAFFRPAEPMFRLTPGAMKLDRLAGTGLDGAVVLTFDAGLAGLDAETFVSDVLVGRLGVAMVVAGFDFHFGKGRGGSPAFLREAGRRHGFAVEIVAPLLDEGAQVASSVIRAALAQGRVEQAAHMLGSPWEIEAEVIHGDKRGRNLGYPTANMRLDPAVTLAHGIYAVTVEIDGVTRKGVASFGRRPTFDDGAPRLETFIFDYEGDLYGRVLRVAFHAYLRPELKFDSVEALIAQMNEDSARARAALD, encoded by the coding sequence ATGACCCACGCTGCCGCCTCCCCGCATCCCTTCCGCGTCCTGCGCGATCCCGAGACGCTTCCTCCCGCGCTCGCCAATCCCGTGGTCGCCATCGGCAATTTCGACGGCGTGCATCGCGGCCACCGCGCGGTGATCGGCACCGCCGTCGACCAGGCCCGCTCGCTCGGCCGGCCGGCGCTGGCGGTGACCTTCGAGCCGCATCCGCGCGCCTTCTTCCGCCCGGCCGAGCCGATGTTCCGGCTCACGCCGGGAGCGATGAAGCTCGACCGCCTCGCCGGCACCGGGCTCGACGGCGCGGTGGTGCTGACCTTCGACGCCGGCCTTGCCGGCCTCGATGCCGAGACCTTCGTTTCCGACGTGCTGGTCGGGCGGCTCGGCGTCGCCATGGTGGTGGCGGGCTTCGACTTCCATTTCGGCAAGGGCCGCGGCGGCTCGCCGGCCTTCCTGCGGGAGGCCGGGCGGCGGCATGGCTTCGCGGTGGAGATCGTCGCGCCGCTGCTCGACGAGGGGGCGCAGGTCGCCTCCAGCGTCATCCGCGCCGCGCTGGCGCAGGGCCGCGTCGAGCAGGCCGCGCACATGCTCGGCAGCCCGTGGGAGATCGAGGCCGAGGTGATCCACGGCGACAAGCGCGGGCGCAACCTCGGCTACCCCACCGCCAACATGCGGCTCGACCCGGCGGTGACGCTTGCCCACGGCATCTATGCGGTGACGGTGGAGATCGACGGCGTCACCCGCAAGGGCGTGGCGAGCTTCGGCCGCCGCCCGACCTTCGACGACGGCGCGCCGCGGCTGGAGACCTTCATCTTCGACTATGAAGGCGACCTCTATGGCCGCGTGCTGCGGGTGGCGTTCCACGCCTATCTGCGGCCCGAGCTGAAGTTCGACAGCGTCGAGGCGCTGATCGCGCAGATGAACGAGGACAGCGCGCGGGCACGCGCGGCGCTGGACTGA